In Candidatus Effluviviaceae Genus V sp., the following proteins share a genomic window:
- a CDS encoding tRNA 4-thiouridine(8) synthase ThiI: MVGPEGFKPFCRAADPVRGGFDSHTFPPHRTRPGGCSVKAIALLSGGLDSILAARLLLEQDIEVVGLSFESPFFKADGARAAADDLGIPLVVVDISNDVLSTVREPKHGYGKHVNPCIDCHALMVSKAADVMRDQGASFVVTGEVVGQRPKSQMRFGLDAVARESGLEGYLLRPLSARLLEPTIPEQEGWVDRERLLGLHGRTRKPQMELAERFGITRYESPAGGCLLTDENYARLVRDLMEHEGLSVEAVRLLAVGRQFRLPGGSKLIVGRNHAENESLFEMKPPGELFVKAYERKGPVAILSGSAQEDDRDMASRIVARYADTEPDEEVVVELWADEGDRLQRTVTPMRSRDVRGFAV; this comes from the coding sequence CTGGTGGGCCCCGAGGGCTTCAAACCCTTTTGCCGGGCGGCTGACCCCGTCCGGGGTGGGTTCGATTCCCACACATTCCCGCCACATCGAACGAGACCGGGAGGTTGCTCGGTGAAGGCGATCGCGCTTCTCTCCGGAGGACTCGACAGCATACTGGCGGCCAGGCTCCTCCTGGAACAGGACATCGAGGTCGTGGGTCTGAGCTTCGAGAGTCCGTTCTTCAAGGCCGACGGCGCCCGGGCCGCCGCCGACGACCTCGGGATCCCGCTCGTGGTCGTCGACATCTCGAACGACGTTCTGTCCACGGTGCGTGAACCGAAGCACGGCTACGGAAAACACGTGAACCCCTGCATCGACTGCCATGCACTGATGGTGTCGAAGGCGGCGGACGTGATGCGGGACCAGGGGGCATCGTTCGTCGTCACGGGCGAGGTCGTCGGACAGCGGCCCAAGTCGCAGATGCGGTTCGGCCTCGACGCGGTTGCGCGGGAGTCCGGACTGGAGGGCTATCTTCTGCGCCCGCTCTCGGCCCGACTGCTGGAGCCGACGATCCCCGAGCAGGAGGGGTGGGTCGACCGCGAGAGGCTCCTGGGGCTCCACGGGCGCACGAGGAAGCCGCAGATGGAGCTTGCCGAGCGGTTCGGCATCACGAGATACGAGTCGCCGGCCGGGGGCTGTCTGCTGACCGACGAGAACTACGCGCGTCTCGTTCGCGACCTCATGGAGCACGAGGGACTGTCGGTCGAGGCCGTGCGGCTTCTTGCGGTCGGGCGGCAGTTCCGTCTGCCGGGCGGGTCGAAGCTGATCGTCGGCCGCAATCACGCCGAGAACGAGTCGCTCTTCGAGATGAAACCTCCGGGCGAGCTGTTTGTCAAAGCGTACGAGAGAAAGGGACCGGTCGCCATCCTCAGCGGCTCGGCGCAGGAGGATGACCGCGACATGGCGTCCCGCATCGTCGCCCGATACGCGGACACCGAGCCCGATGAGGAGGTCGTCGTCGAGCTCTGGGCCGACGAGGGCGACCGTCTCCAGCGGACGGTCACCCCGATGCGCTCGCGCGACGTCCGGGGGTTCGCGGTTTGA
- the lepB gene encoding signal peptidase I codes for MAARSKSAGRRQARKGYFRDFVETVVTAVLLALVLRAFVVQTFRIPSGSMEDTLLVGDFLIVNKFIYGIKIPFTDTRLPGIREPERGDIIVFEYPDPDPRSRKENYVKRCIGLPGDVIELKNNVLYINGERVEEDYVKLKPPTPRWADYGPIKVPEDSYFMLGDNRNWSADSRDWGYMDESLIQGKAVLIYWSWDASRARPRFDRIFDLIR; via the coding sequence ATGGCAGCGAGGTCGAAGAGCGCAGGCAGGAGGCAGGCACGGAAGGGCTATTTCAGGGACTTCGTCGAGACGGTCGTCACGGCCGTTCTTCTGGCGCTCGTGCTTCGCGCCTTCGTCGTGCAGACGTTCCGCATACCGTCAGGGTCCATGGAGGACACGCTTCTGGTCGGTGACTTTCTGATCGTCAATAAGTTCATCTATGGTATCAAGATACCGTTCACCGACACACGGCTTCCGGGCATCCGCGAGCCGGAGCGTGGGGACATCATCGTGTTCGAGTACCCGGATCCCGACCCCCGCTCGCGCAAGGAGAACTACGTCAAGCGGTGCATCGGTCTTCCCGGAGACGTCATCGAACTCAAGAACAACGTCCTCTACATCAACGGCGAGCGCGTCGAGGAGGACTACGTCAAGCTCAAGCCGCCGACGCCGCGTTGGGCGGACTACGGTCCGATCAAGGTCCCCGAGGACTCGTATTTCATGCTGGGGGACAACAGAAACTGGAGTGCAGACAGCAGGGACTGGGGCTATATGGACGAGAGCCTCATCCAGGGGAAGGCCGTTCTCATCTACTGGTCGTGGGACGCCTCCCGCGCCAGGCCGCGTTTCGACCGCATCTTCGATCTCATCAGGTGA
- the hrcA gene encoding heat-inducible transcription repressor HrcA, translating to MQTAGTGAIWTRASSRGRPFSSTGRGTPPAPGRVSTASSISSGDPYRRSPPSYPHGCFALTPPTHATIFGRVSTPLSRVLTRADKEVVAVADSPLSEREGDVLKAVVETYVRTTHPVSSGAIVRRRGIDVSSATVRNVLRTLEERGFIAKPHTSAGRVPTDSGYRHYVDRLMEPADVSAGEMRRITHALIRAPDAEHDSLIARASRVASQLTHELAVAVAPAESREIVERVEFAPLASGGVLAVVATRSGRFRTVAVEAGGAVTTEDLLDQGPRLSSWLAGLDVGDVVSELRRRLPEADERLRPVVERLLEHCGALSVGAERVHYDGARYILSHPEFSGDPSVLGELLDSEETLADVLCGLGDPGRVVVRIGRENRRRGMRRLSLVVAPYAIGRRVGRMGVIGPTRMRYDKLIGLVGYFARAIERTFSGRPEGVPEEKEEETR from the coding sequence GTGCAGACAGCAGGGACTGGGGCTATATGGACGAGAGCCTCATCCAGGGGAAGGCCGTTCTCATCTACTGGTCGTGGGACGCCTCCCGCGCCAGGCCGCGTTTCGACCGCATCTTCGATCTCATCAGGTGATCCCTACAGGCGCAGTCCTCCGTCGTATCCGCACGGCTGTTTCGCCTTGACACCTCCCACGCACGCCACTATCTTTGGGCGTGTTAGCACTCCACTCTCTAGAGTGCTAACACGTGCGGACAAGGAGGTGGTGGCGGTGGCCGACAGCCCGTTGAGCGAACGAGAGGGCGACGTCCTCAAGGCCGTCGTTGAGACATACGTCAGGACCACGCATCCTGTGAGCTCAGGCGCCATCGTGCGCCGGAGGGGCATCGACGTCAGTTCGGCCACGGTGCGGAACGTGCTGAGGACGCTCGAGGAGCGGGGTTTCATCGCGAAGCCGCACACGTCGGCCGGCCGCGTGCCGACCGACAGCGGGTACCGACACTACGTCGACAGGCTGATGGAGCCAGCCGACGTGTCTGCCGGCGAGATGCGGCGCATCACGCACGCCCTCATCCGCGCGCCCGACGCCGAGCACGATTCGCTCATCGCCCGCGCCTCCCGCGTCGCCAGCCAGCTGACGCACGAGCTGGCGGTGGCCGTCGCGCCGGCCGAGAGCCGCGAGATCGTCGAGCGGGTGGAGTTCGCTCCGCTCGCGAGCGGCGGGGTGCTGGCCGTTGTGGCCACCCGTTCGGGCCGCTTCAGGACCGTCGCCGTCGAGGCCGGGGGAGCCGTCACGACCGAGGATCTGCTCGATCAGGGGCCGCGGCTCTCATCGTGGCTCGCCGGGCTTGATGTCGGCGACGTCGTGTCGGAGCTCAGACGGCGCCTGCCCGAGGCCGACGAGCGGCTCAGGCCGGTGGTCGAGCGGCTTCTCGAGCACTGCGGAGCGCTGTCAGTCGGCGCGGAGCGGGTACACTACGACGGGGCGCGGTACATTCTGAGTCACCCGGAGTTCTCCGGGGATCCGTCTGTTCTGGGCGAGCTCCTCGACAGCGAGGAGACGCTGGCCGACGTGCTCTGCGGTCTCGGCGATCCCGGGCGCGTTGTTGTGAGGATCGGACGCGAGAACAGACGCCGCGGCATGCGCCGGCTGTCTCTGGTCGTCGCACCCTACGCGATCGGAAGGCGGGTCGGTCGAATGGGCGTCATCGGCCCGACCCGGATGCGATACGACAAGCTCATCGGCCTGGTCGGCTATTTCGCCCGGGCCATCGAGAGGACGTTCTCCGGCAGG